The sequence gtagatcGCAGTATTATGACTCAACGTTACCCAACAGCTATACACAAACAATCCTCCTGGAATGAGGCTGTTTTGAGTCGATGCAGAAGACATTCGTGTTCAGACTGGTTAAAGATGGCCGGGATGATGTTTGCTCTGTTGATCTCTGCGGGAGTCTTACTGACTTCCACTCAAGCTTCCTTAAACAAACTCCCAGAAACCTACAAGAAAGGAGTGGAACTGGCGCTAAAATACATCAATGCCCATGAAGGTGTCCAGAAccattttctcttcttttcGTCGATCCAACAGTCCCAAATTGAGGTAACCGTTTATTGTCGTACTAAACAAGAGCTGCTGATTTCATACCAAAACATGTCTTTGAATTCTTCTTACTGTATGTCCAAACGTCCTTAAACTTCAATCGATTTGATCTGTTATCTTTCTGTAGGCAGGGTTTGATGTCACGTACAGCTACCAAAATTTTTACCTGAAAGCCACCAAGTGCGTGAGAGGAACCGAGAATGCGGACGCAACCAAGTGTGCGTTCAGGAATGATCGTGTAAGTGTGTTTTTATCGTGCTAGTGtttctaaatgtgtttttaaacttttaacAAAGAAAATACACTTCTCTCTTTTATAGCCTCTTATTGACTGTGCCGTCTGCTACAAAACCTACGCTGGAGAGATAGAGCCTGAGCCCAAACCCTATGTGAACTGTGTTCATAAACCAGCGCTTACTGAAGTAAGTCCATTTCACATTTGTACAATGTtcctagggctgtcaacgttaacgcgttaacgcatgcgattcattgtttcagattaacgcgttaaaaaatatttaacgccattaacgcaacatccgttTTTCTGTCATCGTTGTCTAGTTACATTATATAACCTCgctcttattcatataaaggcctttaaactatCTAGTTCCTACACATCAGTTTGTCATGACATGCCCCGTACAGAAAAGCCACACGAATGTcacatgcaaaaacacatgatcgcatgtgaaatgtgatttttgtacttttttttgtACGAATCCCATGGGATCCCAAGTTAAAAGTGCTCGCTAACAACAAATCTATGGTTCATAAGCAGACCATATGAAACGGagtaattcatatttttgttcgtgTTTAAGTAGGAATTATCAGAAAGCCATGTCATTTACATTAATAAGCATCTGTAGTCATTTCATGTGATCTTTACTGTTGTGAATGAGCTGTGAACATCTGCTGACACTTTGCTGACACATTCTGATTCTTTAACTCTAGGCGATGAAGACAGATAGAGTGGACCATTGTAATACAATGGGTTATAGCAGCGGATCTCCAACTTTGCTGGCATCTGGAAGACAATCATGAATACTTGGAGACAAAAACTGAATATAGCTTCAGTCCTGTGATATTCTGTTCTGTGTCTTTTCTTGCTTACCTGAACTTTGGTCATCACATGCAAGCGTTACTGTGACCGTATAAACTCTGTAGCTGTGGGCGCAAGATCatatctatatatttttgtagGATGGGTAAACTTtgcaaaatactttttttgaaagctgttcagtaaaaatgaaagaaataaaggtgTTTGTTAGTGCAGAATTGATGCTGTGTCAGCTGTGTACAACAAAttgaacaaaacatttactaataaagGAAACTGAGATATttgagattttatttatttttactattatttattcatctgtgatctgtggaacgcaaaatgagatattttgaaaaatgtctcagcagttttgtgtccatacaatggacgtcaatgcggttcagtgttgtttggttatcgacattcttcaaattatcttcttttgtgttcaagtcAGGTTTAGAGtgacatgagggcgaataaACAATtcaggaattttcattttgggtgaacattTCCTGTATCttaattattgttgttgtgctCTAGCCATGCCGTTTACTTTCGCTTTTATgatgatgtttcagcattgtttTATTGGGTAAACCAAAATGTAAAAACCTGTATCGATAAACTTTTCTTAGTCAATATTCTCCACAAGATGGCAGTGCTTTCACTCTGACGTCAATGGTTTGGTTTCAGACGACCCCCGTGCATAAAAGTGAAAGCAGAAAAACAACAGCTCTTCCAGACATTTTGCAATCTAAACCACACACACCGAGATCTTCAACACACACGTGTACTTCCTCTCATTTACATCACACTAAGAGTGTCTCACATCTCTGTTAGAAAGTTCAAAACCTTGTGTTTGATTTAAACAGACGCCAGTTTTCAGGATTTGTGGATTGTATGGAGATGTCTGGATTTTTGTTTGTCACACTGGTCAGTGTTGGGGTCCTGCTGGGCTCATCTGAGGCTCAAGATGACTTCAGTAAACTTCCAGATGATTACAAGAAAGGAGTTGAACTGGCTGTCCAACAAATCAACTCCCACGAAGGAATCAAGAGCCATTTTATCTTCTTCAAAAGTCTGAGCAAATCTGACATTGATGTAAGTAGTTTTTGCTTCATTTTGCTTAAAACAACAAGATTGCCTTGTTagctttttaaatcaataaaaaatcgTCAATATCATTTGACTGCTTAAAAACTATATTTCTTTTCAAAGTTAAacagttatatttcattttgtgaactttaaaatattttgtttttagcaACATTATcgcatggttttattatagtaaaagtatagtaagtaaccatgttttttagtAGATTGTATACCATTAATCctacaaatatttttgttaaactATGTTTATTAATGTGATACCTTTGTAAATTTGTCAGTATTCTATGTTTTTACTACAAAAAATCTATATTATACATATTAGTTAAAACCATCGTTGTTTTTTTGTAGGAGATGTTAATAAGTTATTGCACACTTTCATTAT comes from Triplophysa rosa linkage group LG23, Trosa_1v2, whole genome shotgun sequence and encodes:
- the si:ch1073-406l10.2 gene encoding uncharacterized protein si:ch1073-406l10.2, with product MAGMMFALLISAGVLLTSTQASLNKLPETYKKGVELALKYINAHEGVQNHFLFFSSIQQSQIEAGFDVTYSYQNFYLKATKCVRGTENADATKCAFRNDRPLIDCAVCYKTYAGEIEPEPKPYVNCVHKPALTEAMKTDRVDHCNTMGYSSGSPTLLASGRQS